A genomic stretch from Oncorhynchus gorbuscha isolate QuinsamMale2020 ecotype Even-year unplaced genomic scaffold, OgorEven_v1.0 Un_scaffold_2660, whole genome shotgun sequence includes:
- the LOC124026235 gene encoding protein SON-like isoform X2, with product MLTATKEQRMLTATKEQRMLTATKEQRMLTATKEQRMLTATKEQRMVTATKEQRMVTATKEQRMLTATKEQRMLTATKEQRMLTATKEQRILTSTKAQSILTSIKATMDQCMLTATKEKRMLTAPEDQSMLTATKDQSMLTATEEKRMLTATEDQSMLMATKDQSMLMATKDQCMLMATKEQRMLMESKDQRMLTVTKDQSMLTATKDQSMLTATKDQCMLMATKEQCMLMESKDQRMLTVTKDQSMLTAKTPTKDQSILTSTKDQSILTSTKDQSILTSTKDQSILTSTKEQRMLTATKDQSMLTATKATMDQCMLMATEEKSMLTATEEKSMLTATEEKSMLTATEEKSMLTATKDQRMMTATKDQRMLTTTKAQSMLTSIKATMDQCILTATKDQSLLTATKEKRLLTGTEDQSMLMATKATMDQCMLMATKEKSMLTATEEKSMLTATEDQSMLTATEDQSMLTATEDQSMLTATEDQSMLTATEDQSMLMATKDQSMLTATQEKRMLTATQEHRMLTATKNQCILMATKDQCVMTATKDQRVMTATKDQSMLTATKDPLMLPVTKDQSKEGSQVWIQGIGRCLILCKLK from the coding sequence ATGCTGACGGCCACCAAGGAACAGCGCATGTTGACGGCCACCAAGGAACAGCGCATGTTGACGGCCACCAAGGAACAGCGCATGTTGACGGCCACCAAGGAACAGCGCATGTTGACTGCCACCAAGGAACAGCGCATGGTGACGGCCACCAAGGAACAGCGCATGGTGACGGCCACCAAGGAACAGCGCATGCTGACGGCCACCAAGGAACAGCGCATGCTGACGGCCACCAAGGAACAGCGCATGCTGACGGCCACCAAGGAACAGCGCATTCTGACATCCACCAAGGCCCAGAGCATTCTGACATCCATCAAGGCCACGATGGACCAATGCATGCTGACGGCCACCAAGGAAAAGAGAATGCTGACGGCCCCCGAGGACCAGAGCATGCTGACGGCCACCAAGGACCAAAGTATGCTGACGGCCACCGAGGAAAAGAGAATGCTGACGGCCACCGAGGACCAGAGCATGCTGATGGCCACCAAGGACCAGAGCATGCTGATGGCCACCAAGGACCAATGCATGCTGATGGCCACCAAGGAACAGCGCATGCTGATGGAGTCCAAGGACCAGCGCATGCTGACGGTCACCAAGGACCAGAGCATGCTGACGGCCACCAAGGACCAGAGCATGCTGACGGCCACCAAGGACCAATGCATGCTGATGGCCACCAAGGAACAGTGCATGCTGATGGAGTCCAAGGACCAGCGCATGCTGACGGTCACCAAGGACCAGAGCATGCTGACGGCCAAAACGCCCACCAAGGATCAGAGCATTCTGACATCCACCAAGGATCAGAGCATTCTGACATCCACCAAGGATCAGAGCATTCTGACATCCACCAAGGATCAGAGCATTCTGACATCCACCAAGGAACAGCGCATGTTGACGGCCACCAAGGACCAGAGCATGCTGACAGCCACCAAGGCCACGATGGACCAATGCATGCTGATGGCCACCGAGGAAAAGAGCATGCTGACGGCCACCGAGGAAAAGAGCATGCTGACGGCCACCGAGGAAAAGAGCATGCTGACGGCCACCGAGGAAAAGAGCATGCTGACGGCCACCAAGGACCAGCGCATGATGACGGCCACCAAGGACCAGCGCATGCTGACAACCACCAAGGCCCAAAGCATGCTGACATCCATCAAGGCCACGATGGACCAGTGCATTCTGACAGCAACCAAGGACCAAAGTCTTCTGACGGCCACCAAGGAAAAGAGACTGTTGACAGGCACCGAGGACCAGAGCATGCTGATGGCCACCAAGGCCACGATGGACCAATGCATGCTGATGGCCACCAAGGAAAAGAGCATGTTGACGGCCACCGAGGAAAAGAGCATGCTGACGGCCACCGAGGACCAGAGCATGCTGACGGCCACCGAGGACCAGAGCATGCTGACGGCCACCGAGGACCAGAGCATGCTGACGGCCACCGAGGACCAGAGCATGCTGACGGCCACCGAGGACCAGAGCATGCTGATGGCCACCAAGGACCAAAGTATGCTGACGGCCACCCAGGAAAAGAGAATGCTGACGGCCACACAGGAACATCGCATGCTAACAGCCACCAAGAATCAGTGCATTCTGATGGCCACCAAGGACCAGTGCGTGATGACGGCCACCAAGGACCAGCGCGTGATGACGGCCACCAAGGACCAGAGTATGCTGACGGCCACCAAAGACCCG
- the LOC124026235 gene encoding protein SON-like isoform X1 encodes MLTATKEQRMLTATKEQRMLTATKEQRMLTATKEQRMLTATKEQRMVTATKEQRMVTATKEQRMLTATKEQRMLTATKEQRMLTATKEQRILTSTKAQSILTSIKATMDQCMLTATKEKRMLTAPEDQSMLTATKDQSMLTATEEKRMLTATEDQSMLMATKDQSMLMATKDQCMLMATKEQRMLMESKDQRMLTVTKDQSMLTATKDQSMLTATKDQCMLMATKEQCMLMESKDQRMLTVTKDQSMLTAKTPTKDQSILTSTKDQSILTSTKDQSILTSTKDQSILTSTKEQRMLTATKDQSMLTATKATMDQCMLMATEEKSMLTATEEKSMLTATEEKSMLTATEEKSMLTATKDQRMMTATKDQRMLTTTKAQSMLTSIKATMDQCILTATKDQSLLTATKEKRLLTGTEDQSMLMATKATMDQCMLMATKEKSMLTATEEKSMLTATEDQSMLTATEDQSMLTATEDQSMLTATEDQSMLTATEDQSMLMATKDQSMLTATQEKRMLTATQEHRMLTATKNQCILMATKDQCVMTATKDQRVMTATKDQSMLTATKDPLMLPVTKDQSKEGSQQVWIQGIGRCLILCKLK; translated from the coding sequence ATGCTGACGGCCACCAAGGAACAGCGCATGTTGACGGCCACCAAGGAACAGCGCATGTTGACGGCCACCAAGGAACAGCGCATGTTGACGGCCACCAAGGAACAGCGCATGTTGACTGCCACCAAGGAACAGCGCATGGTGACGGCCACCAAGGAACAGCGCATGGTGACGGCCACCAAGGAACAGCGCATGCTGACGGCCACCAAGGAACAGCGCATGCTGACGGCCACCAAGGAACAGCGCATGCTGACGGCCACCAAGGAACAGCGCATTCTGACATCCACCAAGGCCCAGAGCATTCTGACATCCATCAAGGCCACGATGGACCAATGCATGCTGACGGCCACCAAGGAAAAGAGAATGCTGACGGCCCCCGAGGACCAGAGCATGCTGACGGCCACCAAGGACCAAAGTATGCTGACGGCCACCGAGGAAAAGAGAATGCTGACGGCCACCGAGGACCAGAGCATGCTGATGGCCACCAAGGACCAGAGCATGCTGATGGCCACCAAGGACCAATGCATGCTGATGGCCACCAAGGAACAGCGCATGCTGATGGAGTCCAAGGACCAGCGCATGCTGACGGTCACCAAGGACCAGAGCATGCTGACGGCCACCAAGGACCAGAGCATGCTGACGGCCACCAAGGACCAATGCATGCTGATGGCCACCAAGGAACAGTGCATGCTGATGGAGTCCAAGGACCAGCGCATGCTGACGGTCACCAAGGACCAGAGCATGCTGACGGCCAAAACGCCCACCAAGGATCAGAGCATTCTGACATCCACCAAGGATCAGAGCATTCTGACATCCACCAAGGATCAGAGCATTCTGACATCCACCAAGGATCAGAGCATTCTGACATCCACCAAGGAACAGCGCATGTTGACGGCCACCAAGGACCAGAGCATGCTGACAGCCACCAAGGCCACGATGGACCAATGCATGCTGATGGCCACCGAGGAAAAGAGCATGCTGACGGCCACCGAGGAAAAGAGCATGCTGACGGCCACCGAGGAAAAGAGCATGCTGACGGCCACCGAGGAAAAGAGCATGCTGACGGCCACCAAGGACCAGCGCATGATGACGGCCACCAAGGACCAGCGCATGCTGACAACCACCAAGGCCCAAAGCATGCTGACATCCATCAAGGCCACGATGGACCAGTGCATTCTGACAGCAACCAAGGACCAAAGTCTTCTGACGGCCACCAAGGAAAAGAGACTGTTGACAGGCACCGAGGACCAGAGCATGCTGATGGCCACCAAGGCCACGATGGACCAATGCATGCTGATGGCCACCAAGGAAAAGAGCATGTTGACGGCCACCGAGGAAAAGAGCATGCTGACGGCCACCGAGGACCAGAGCATGCTGACGGCCACCGAGGACCAGAGCATGCTGACGGCCACCGAGGACCAGAGCATGCTGACGGCCACCGAGGACCAGAGCATGCTGACGGCCACCGAGGACCAGAGCATGCTGATGGCCACCAAGGACCAAAGTATGCTGACGGCCACCCAGGAAAAGAGAATGCTGACGGCCACACAGGAACATCGCATGCTAACAGCCACCAAGAATCAGTGCATTCTGATGGCCACCAAGGACCAGTGCGTGATGACGGCCACCAAGGACCAGCGCGTGATGACGGCCACCAAGGACCAGAGTATGCTGACGGCCACCAAAGACCCG